TTCGTTGCAAATCCAAGAAACGCCTCCTTCGACTCCCGGCATCTAAGTCATGATCATCTCGCCAATGCCGCCAcaatcttttcatttaaattaagATCACGTACAAATCTTACACAGTTTTACAAAATTGTTAATTTCAAGCATTCAAACCGGTCTTAAATCGGTTTCTTTTGTAGTGTCAAGTAAGTGCTGGACATAGAATCCCACATCACTGGGAAACACCTCCAAATCATTGATTTGGAATCGGAAAGGTGTCCAATCTAATCCCAATCAAACCcagcatgcaatttatctaataaCTAAAAGTTCCAAGGCTCAGCCTAACTTACAATTCCCACCGAAATGCTAAACCATGAAACCGGGACAGCTCTGATAGGAATAATTCAACGTCATATACAATGATCACTAATGCAATCAGTGAACGCTGCGTACGGCACTTCAGCATATGAATTATATTCCAGCAAAAAGATAACTTTACACGCTTTGAGAAACCAAGATACCAGAATCTGAAACTACTTACCCTCAGCGATGACTCTCACTCCATCATCCAATTCGCGCTTCGACCCGAAAACCCGAGAAACCAGCCCCACCACCTTCGCCTCCGAACCCGACACCCGCCGACCCATCAAGACCTGGAATAGTTCCCTTAAACCCCCCATCAGATTCACGATAAACATGCCCAATAAGGCATTATGTGCCACGCACGAAATGAGATCTGAATGATTTTAAAAGGCCAGCCCTATGTGTCACGGGAGGTAACCATTACACGATTTTGTTGCTTTTAAACCTGTAAAGCTTTcgactaaaagaaaaaaaaaaaaagcctgtAAAGGTGGGGTACTTGCGGGGAAATTTAAGGAATCAACATGCTGGATTCGATTCAGGGATGCGAATCAGTGAGCACATGCTCGACTTTAGGATGTCGCTTGCATCCTCTACCCTGAAAAGTGCTGCACCTTCTACAAGGACACCTGATAgactgcaaaatatttttaaaaaggacattatttgtaaaataaactgTACCTAAGTCttgtgattttatatatattactaGACTCGTGGGGTTATATTATTATACTAAAGACATCAATTTTTCTACGCGACTAACACACAACATCGTTACATTTTATTATGTCGACCTAGTCTTTTAGTATTGACATGGACATGCATTCTCTATCGGGCAACATAAAGAAAGATGCCATCCTTAAATAGCTAAATGGATTCTCCTCTTCTCTTTGCCAATCATGGCGATAGGATGAACAAGGCCACCTAACTTACAATTCCCACCGAAATGCTAAACCATGAAACCGGGACAGCTCTGATAGGAATAATTCAACGTCATATACAATGATGACTAATGCAATCAGTGAACGCTGCGTACGGCACTTCAGCATATGAATTATATTCCAGCAAAAAGATAACTTTACACGCTTTGAGAAACCAAGATACCAGAATCTGAGACTACTTACCCTCAGCGATGACTCTCACTCCATCATCCAATTCGCGCTTCGACCCGAAAACCCGAGAAACCAGCCCCACCACCTTCGCCTCCGAACCCGACACCCTCCGACCCGTCAAGCCCTGCTCCATCGCGTTCCCGTACCCCACGATGCTGGGCAACCTCTGCAGCGTCCCGAGGTCGGCGATGATCGCCAGGTCCACCTCCATCACCGAGAAGAACGCGTCCTCCGTGCAGTACCTCACGTCGCACGCGGTGGCGACATTGACGCCGCCCCCGACGCACGCCCCGTGGACGGCGGCGATCACCGGCTTGCGACAACGCTCGATGGCCGTCACCGCGTCCTGTAGGGTCTTGATGTCCCGGAGGAGCCGCTCCCCGGCGCGGCTGCGGTCGCCGGGTGTGGGGGAGGAgtcgagggcggcgaggtcgaTGCCGGAGCAGAAGTGGTGGCCGGCGCCGGAGCGGACGACGACGAGGGCGTCGGGGTTGTGGTCGAGGGAGTCGAGGGAGAGGGCGTTGCGGGAGGAAGGGCGGTTGAGGCGGAGGTGGAAGACGGCGGAGCCGGGGCTGGCTCGGAGGATTTCCAGGgtcttgaatttctccattttccggtcgaggaagacgatgaagatCGGGAAAGAGACGAGGTTTCTCAGCTCACCTCGGAGCTGGAGAAGGAACGGGTCGCTTTGTTTGTCGGGACTGTTCTTTTTGGGCCGAGCCAGGTAGACCGTGGGCCGGGCAAGGGATGGGCCGGATTCGGGTCGGGTTTTTGGGTTAGACATATATCTTGTGCGAAATGCTCACTTCGAGTTATTTAGGAGTAATGTAACCTCGTACTctgagtatatatatatatatatatatattacacaTTGAGAGAATGTTGATATATACATAACAAGGTGATTGTAGAGAAGGCGAATGACGATGATGCATAAATTTCACGGGCCCTCACAAAGTCAATTCTTAAATTTCATTGCTAGTAATTTGTCCTTTCTAATGGCGAAAAAGAATTGTTACTTTTTAATCCCCATGATTAGCACAATTGGTTGAGGTGCCATGGGATTTTCAGCTTATGAACTAGAGAGTGGAGATCACTTGTTCGAATCCCACAAACTATACATAAGTTGTTTTTGGTCGAGGGTCACTATCCACCAAAACACAAGGTCTGAATTTAATCGGTTTATGAGACTTCGAGATATTCTCGTGAATTTCTAGATAGTCATTCTATTTgcttaatttattgattttgtatatcataacaaatttagTAAGGATGATTGAAAAGTTGGATGATTAGATGTGATTAACTCATGCCTGGGTGACTCCATCGACATCAAGATTATATTAACGGATTGATACTGGTGCATCTAACTACTACAAGAAAAACAAGTGACAACAGAAATGGTTAAATCGATCGAGGAAATGAAAAGTGATGAATATGGCTGCAAAAAAATACGAAGTGCCTCTCTCATTTTGCCAAGGCTAGCAAAGCTTCATCGATCCTAAATTTAGTGTTTTGGGGAAAAACTATAGTCTTAATTCTCGAACATCTTTTTGAAGAAGGCAAGCAAACCCTTCCCAATATCATCACTTCCTTAATTTTTCCCATTGATTTAAGATTTCAAGTAATTATCCACGTTAATTAAAGTGTCACATGTCCTTTATTTATGGGATTTTAACAAGATCCGTATTCATGTAGTCTCCCTTCATCtacttaattttgaaattttaaattaaagtttctaaCTTTGGACTGATACATCTAGAACAAGCAAGTACTCAATGAATGTGTTATATATACTAAATTGTATCTAGACCTTACATCGAATGAGACCTACTGGATCCGACGATCATTGACCGTAATCCAAAACTAGTTCAAAGCATGTTCttgatggaaaaattatcaataaaatttatgaatgtactatatagatgtcaatttagtcttaaaacttttaattgatcaattttttatttttttgataccCAAGGAATCCCATACAACGGGCAACCGGCAGGTAAACCTTGGGATGACGCTAGCAAAAGACTCACCACCCCGACGTCGTGCTTAAGACCCTGTGTGTCCTGCAGGATTTGAACTCCTCCATCCTAGGTAGACGAGCTCTTATCCAACTAGGCCACCGCAGGCGGTGGTTGACCAAtttcattttagaaaatttgagatttgtcaattttggctaaaaatagCTAAAATGGACTCTAGATGTTCAACATGGCATGTCGGCCAACACTAAcgttggaattttttttttcctaaaattttttaatattttacgttttttttttcaatttttacttttattttattttaaatttccctTCGCCAGTCTATAGCCTCATCGGTCATAATGAAGGTGTCATCTCCGTTCATCTTCAGTCTCCTTGGGGCAAGCAGTGAGTGATCTTGAATTGTTGACAAACTCTGTCCATCATAGCATTGTCCAAGTTCGGCGCATTATCTATGATGATTTCGTGTGGAACCCCATATCGACAAATTTTGTTGGGATTGAAAAATTTCTCTACTCTAACTTTTGGAATAGTTTTGTAGGATGTTGCCTCAATCTGTCATAACCTAATTAGACTAGTGCCATCAAGGGTCAGACGGTGACCCTTGCGGAcccacaattaaaaaaaaaaaagaaaaaaaaaaaagaaagagagagatacagaagaaaagaaaaaaaatgaaaaattgtaaaaaaaaattgcaaaaattgttcatttcacaTAGGATGGCTAGTGTCcatttaaataattatcaataaaaattaGTCAGATAACTGCattagtaaattatcaaaatatttaaaattaagttgatcaaattaaaatgtttgtgACTGAATTGAAATAcctataatagatttaagaattttttgataACTATCCCCATTTTTATCCATGTTCACTAATTTAAATATATGTACACATCATCCTTCTAAGCTAGCAAAACATGCTGTGATGCATGTTTTTAACACATGCAAGTTGTTTCTAATAGCTTATTTAAGTGAACGTGAAGCTTACATTGGACGAAACAAGGGGTAGTCAAAAACAATTAAAGGCTGCCtttcaagaaataatcttaGAAAGAGGACATTTATTCGCTCATATTCTCTTGACATTGCaaagaaaatctaaattgaCCTTCGGCCAGATTGAATATTTgtagaaaatttctttgtataatgtttttgtttgtgATAACTTATGAATTTATCATGATATTTCATTGTTaaaaatggataaaattgaCACCTTTTGCAAATCTTAATTAGGAAAAATCATATTGTCCCTGTTAAAAAGTTAAACCAAAAAAAGTAAGTCATTAGTTGGAGGGAAACAATGTGTTTATAAAGAGCATATAAAACTTGTTATCAAGCAATGTAAGATATTTCAACATCTGCTCTCACTTGCAAAGCCTAATTAGAAGTGGCACATGGAATTTGATTAATGGGGTGGACACACAATGCGAAAGGGATAGCACTTGCCTATAATACCATGTCAAAAAAGTTCAACCCCAATGCTTAAGTAACTAGATAGAGTGAGACAACAATAAAGAGTATATAAGACCCGCTATCAAATGATGTAAGATATTTTGACACACCATCTCACATGCAAGCTTGGTTATGAGCGGCACATGGAATTTGATTAACAGGGTGAACACACATGCGAAAGGAATATCGCTTGACTCCGATACCATATTATAAAATTTAACCTAATAGTTTAAACTATTATGTGGGGGGAGACCAACTGCATATCAAAAGCATATAAGATCGATTGTTAAGACCTACATGCAAGTGGGATCAGGAATAGCGTGTAGAATTTGATTAACGGGTGGATATCCCTCGACTTTGGTACCACGTTAAAAAGTCCAATAAAAATACTTAAACTATTAAGTGAAGGGCAGAAgtacaccacaagtgccataacaaGCACGCGGCCacaggacacttaagtgccataacttcaaaacggtacacttaagtgccacttttttttttcgagtgggacacttaagtgccacctccggcgacccttgccggaaatcctacgtggcaatattttattattattttttgcctacgtggctcgccggagctccaaatcagcataaaaatttaaaaaaaaaaatttaaaaattttaaaaaagtaaattttaaaaattaaaaaaaaaaaaaagaaaattaaaaaattttaattttaaaaaattaaaaaaattaaaaaaataagaaaatttaaaaattttaatttaaaaaatttaaaaatttaaaaattttaaaaaatttaaaaattttaaaaaattttaaaaaattttaaaaattaaaaaaaaaagaaaattttaaaaattaaaaaaaaaagggggtggggAGGCGAcagcggcggaggtggcggcggtgagggagccggcggcggcggcaagggagccgtcccgttcggcctcccacccccctcccccttttttacaatttttttaattttttcttaatttttaaaaaattttaaaattttcttaatttttaaaaaattttaaaattttcttaatttaaaaaaaaatttaaattttcttaattttttaaaatttttgaaaattttcttaatttttaaaattttttaaaatttttaaaattttcttaattttttaattttttttttaattttcttattttttaaaatttttaaaattttaaaatttttcttaatttttaaaatttttaaaattttcttaatttttaaaatttttcttaattttttaaaattttttgaatattttaaatctaatttaattaatttatatactattatttacacgtggacgtgaaacggcgtcgtttttgcattttctccgccacgtcggcgtgcaaaacgacgccgttttggaccgagcttcgccggaaagtcgccacgtcagccatttggccggattttcgccggagtggcacttaagtgtcccattttactccgatgatggcacttaagtgtaccattttaaagttatggcgcTTAGTGTGTCGGCGCTTAGTTGACTCGGGTGTCCCGCACTCTAAGTGAAGGGAAATCAAATGTATAAAGAGCATATAAAGCCTATTGTCAAGCGATAAAAAATATCTCCACATTCAATCTTACGTGCAAGCTAGATTATGAGCGGCTCACACGAAAGGAATAACATTTGGCTCTAATATCACATTAGAATATTCAaccaaaatcttaaacttttaatagaGGGAGAGCATATgtatataaagaatatataaaataaaattcattatttAGCAATGTGGACATTTCAACAATCCCAAAATCTCTTATAAATTCTAAACTACATTTTATCTTGCCCTTCTTACATCGAATTGAGTCCatttcttaaataattcaaCTCACATGGTTCCTCTTTTTAActattgattttcaagttttgcaCATAATCTTTGTTCCTTTTTAGGGgggaatataattttttttttttggaaaaatccaATTATTTAACAATTTTACAACATAACTACATCAtattcaattctatttttcttttcaaaacacTTAACAATATACACTTCCAAATAATTTGTGCTTGGGATGGGTCTAAAGTACTCTCCAGACCTTTTATTGCAACCAGAACAATTGCACAATGTAGCATGTCATAAGCATAAAATTaagataattacaaaaaaatttataaatttattgtacaaatagtaattcaatcataatcattttaatttggctaatttaatcataatttttttgataatttatcaatataataatttcaaccaattttgtAAGGGAAATTGCTAATATAACAGTCCAATCAATGCCAACTATTCTCCGTGGAATATATGGCCActaatatagataatttttgcaataatttaaattttctgagttttttcttttttttttttccctaatttcctTAGCTAGTTGCCCTTCCACTGGTGAGGGCCAACAAAGGCCGCCTTCGCTGAGGTTGCTTGCCTTGACCAAATTTGGCCAGGCCACCCTCACTAAAGGCCAGCAAGAGTGACCTTCACTTCTGGTTGGCGGAGGATTGTTGAGGCCCGAGCAATTAGGTAAAGGGAAACAggaaaaattggaaagaaacgaaataaaataagccaaatttcaattttagaattcaaaaagATTGTCCACATCCGCACTGTTGGTGCATTGCCAacaaaatttgattgaaaaaacTAGATTGAACAATCATTAAAAGTTTTGGGATTTAATTGGCCAAATTTAAAAACTTAGGATTGAATTTTCatctatacaataaatttatgacttttttgtaaTTGAATGCACGCCCTAAGCATCCTTGTATCTCATATCTTTTTTGATAACTATTAATATCCCTATTACTGTGCTGATGTGCATAATTTACACAACAACACACAACAATGTAGAGTTGATTGATTTCTGGGTAGATTGGTCCTTTGCTTTGAATCGGGAATCGACCTGACGGCTcttgattccaaaattttggaaacgAAAGCCAAATCAATAGGGACTGGTTTCACCCAACGTGGTTCTTGAGAAACGGGACAAAACACAGCCATCCACCTTTTGTTCTTTGGatgatttaaaatataaaaaaaaggccGCATGTCTTTTCCCTCACAAATTAATTGTGGGACACGTTTTAGGATGactaaaaattaacaaaaaaataaaaataataataataaagcccAAGTGTGAGATCCTACATCAACTGGTGggattatatataaatatatatactttaCGGTTTATTATAACATATTCGGGATTgttgaataaaaaagaagaaataagttAAGGTATTCAATAGTCTTGATTCAATTTGATTCCATCTTGAAATCACATTGGTTCCAATTTTAGGAATTAGAAACCGGACCGATTAATATGGGAATCATCCAAAACTGACTTGAATGGTGCTCACCCCTACAATAGCCACGTCATTGCTTCGGCAAACTAGTAggtgttttcttcttttattggatCTATTCTTAAAACTCCAACTCCTTTCTCCAACTTGAGTTGAGGGGATATTAGAGATAACTTGAATATTTCTTTGATGTATATTAAAGATAATTAGGATATTTCCTTTAATTCTCATTGTCTCTCAAGATATATTATTGTATTACTTTAATTCTCCGGTTCATGTATCTTTTCATAAGAACCcattcaaatattcaaaaatttcacatttctcACGTTATCGCGTGGGGTTATCTAagtttttccaacaaaaaaaagaaaaaagcaaaacctGAACCTACCCGTCTTCAtcaattgaagagagagagagagagagagagagagagagagagagagagtcttttAAGGAGTCTCTAGACCAGATTGAGTCAAGGGATCGATGAAGAATTATACCTAGAATAGTTCCCTTAAACCCCCCATTAGATTCACGATAAACATGCCCAATAAGGCATTATGTGCCTCGCACGAAATCAGATCTGAATGATTTTAAAAGGCCAGCCCTACGTGTCACGGGAGGTAACCATTACAcgattttgttgtttttaaacCTGTAAAGCtttcgaccaaaagaaaaataaaagcctTTAAAGGTGGGGTACATGCGGGGAAATTTAAGGAATCAACATGGCTGGATTCGATTCCGGATG
This region of Eucalyptus grandis isolate ANBG69807.140 chromosome 8, ASM1654582v1, whole genome shotgun sequence genomic DNA includes:
- the LOC104417735 gene encoding delta(3,5)-Delta(2,4)-dienoyl-CoA isomerase, peroxisomal, with the translated sequence MEKFKTLEILRASPGSAVFHLRLNRPSSRNALSLDSLDHNPDALVVVRSGAGHHFCSGIDLAALDSSPTPGDRSRAGERLLRDIKTLQDAVTAIERCRKPVIAAVHGACVGGGVNVATACDVRYCTEDAFFSVMEVDLAIIADLGTLQRLPSIVGYGNAMEQGLTGRRVSGSEAKVVGLVSRVFGSKRELDDGVRVIAEDLISCVAHNALLGMFIVNLMGGLRELFQVLMGRRVSGSEAKVVGLVSRVFGSKRELDDGVRVIAEGK